GAAGCCCGTAGGAATGACATGCTGAATTTGTTTGTCAAATTTTTTAATGACCCATGCACTCAGCGGCCCCATGATCATAGCGCCCAGGAACATAGGAATATCCGCGCCGACGATTAGACCGATTGTGCCCACCGTACCGGCAATACCGCCGCGCACATCGTAAACAAGCTTGCCTCCTGCGTAGGCGAGCAAAAGAGGCAGCAGCGTGCTGACCATCGGTCCGACCAATTTGGCAAACTGCTCGTTCGGAATCCAGCCTGTCGGGATAAATAGGGCGGTAATGAATCCCCATGCAATAAAGGCTCCCATATTCGGAATGACCATTGCCGTCAGGAATCCGCCGAAAGCTTGAATTTTAGCGCGAACTTGCGAATTCATTTCATTTTCCTCCTTTAAATGGCAGTTGCTTTCACTTCTTACTGCAAATTATTCCAAGTTTGCATGGTATTGCCACAGGCTTTTCAAATCAATCCCGCGATTGCGCTGAATCATGCAGGCAACGCTGTCTCCCCACAAGAGAAGGCTTTGCTCAAACAAGCTGGACATAGGCTGAACAGATTTTATTTCGTCCTCCAGGTATAGCTTGGTCTGAACGGGAATGCGTATCATCAGATCTGTAATCGGCGCAATCGTGCTTTGCGGATTTGAGCCGATATGAACAATGATGCCTCCCAGAGATTTTGCTTTTTGAGCAATTGCGACAGGGAAAAGTGATTCTCCGCTTCCCGATCCCACAATAAGCAAATCCCCCCTTTTCATGGCGGGCTCGTTCACGGCCCCCACCATATAAATATTGATGCCGAAATGACGCATTCGCTTTGCAAATGCTTCCAGCTCCATTTTGACGCGCCCGACGCCGATGCAGAACACGGTATCCGCGGACAACAAGAGCTGAATAAACTGCTCCGTTTTTTCACTGCTGATTTTCTCCAGGCTTTCTGCACACTCGCGCAGAACAATCTTCGACGCTTCCTGATAATCCATAGGATCCCCCTTTTGCTCAAATTGAGTCGATTAAATCATGTAAAGCCGCCACATTTTCCTGATACGAGTGACCTTGTCGGAAAATACTGCTAGTACCGCCGACCAGAATCTCTGCTCCTGCCTTGACAAGCTGCGGAATAGTTTCAAATCCGACGCGTCCGTCCACAATAATTTTTGCATCGGGGTGATTCCTGTCCAAAAAGTCGCGGCATGCTCGAACCTTTTTTTCCGCATATGAAACCATAGCTTCCGATTTTCCGCCTGCATAGCCCGGGTTGATGAGCATGAGCAGGACATAATCACAGGCCTGCGCAGCATACTCGATGGACTGCAGGGATGTCGCCGGATTGAGAGCGATACCTGCTCGTATACCTGCTTCCCGTATTTTTTGGAGCATTTTTTCAATATGCAGTTCCTTCTCTGCGTGGAATGTGATACTTGCAACATGCATCTTCACAAGCTCGTCGATAAAGTACTCGTTGAGATCCGTCATGATATGGACATCGAAATCCATATTTGTACGAGATTTCAATTGCTTCACCACATCAAGGCCGATTGGCATGCTGGGGCTGAAATGCGGATCAACAAGGTCGACATGAAGTGAATGAAGCCCTGCTTTTTCTAAGATGGACACCTCTCTTTCCAAATTGCATAAATCCGCACAAATCAGGGAAGGAGACAGAACGATATTTGCAGGATTCATCTTCTAGTCACAACCTTTCGCAATTTTTATATTGTGTCTTCTTTGTTTTATGTAATTATAGATTGTGAAAGCAAGTATGTCAATATATAAATTGTATTATTTTTTGATTTATAAGTTTTAACATTGTTATTTATTGCGATTTTGCATGGATTTTTAAACAGACAGTCTTTTAGTTCATTGACAACAATACTTCTTCTTTACGGCCAGGTATAAGATGTGCTTTGAACAACTTATGAAGAAAACACGTATTTTGACTGCTGTCAAATGAGAAAAGAGGGCTTTGGCCGCATCGAATTTCCGATGCGGCCAAAGCCCTCTTTTTATAGTCCGAACCGGACACGATAAACATGTACTGCGGCAAGAGGGTCACCTGCCCGATTAAGCAGGTGACCCTCTTGTTTTCATGAATATGCTATTCAGGATTCGTTGTTTCTGAGCGATCTGTCGTCTCGCTCATGATGTGCTCCAGCGTTTCGACCATGTTGTCAACATCCTGAAAATGGTAGTCGGCGACGTCGAGGACAGCTTCGGCCGGACGATGTGTGATGCCTGCCGCGACAGCAATATCGGCGAGCTCCATCGCCGATGCATCGTTGCTGCCGTCGCCGATGAAGATGACCCGATGCCCTTCCCTTTGCCAATCCCGGACGATCGCCGCCTTATCGAGAAGGGTCTCTATACCCAAGAGTCTGCCCTCTTCAAGCTTCGGCGCGGATGCGTAGACTTCGCATGGAATCCGCTCGGCAAGCCTTTCCACCCAGCAGGACAGATTGCTTGTCGCCACGGCGCAGGAGCCGCTGTATCTCGCGATAAAGCCGATCAGTCCCTCGTATAGGGGAATGTCGTAAAGCACATCCGCGACCTCACGTACGGGGAGCGTCTTCAAGAGATGTACGCGCTTTTGAAAGGACGCCCAGAAGGGAATCTTGCCGAGCACAGCCTCGCGCGTCAGCGTTTCCATCTCGCTGCCGATGCCGAAGTGTTCGGCAATGCGCGGCAGGCTCTCTTCTCTTGTCAGAGTCCCGTCGAGGTCAAAGATGCATTTTGTCATATATGTATTCCTACGAGCCTTTTCCGGCTTCATGTCAGATTGGAACAATCTTTCGTAAAACTGCGGTCGTACGCATGTATTTCGAGGATTTCACACTTCTTTTGAAAATGTGCATCCGTTCAGGAGAAGGCGATCCGCAGACAGAAAAGGCGCTGCACGGATGCGCAGTGCCTTTTGTACAATACCTTAGGGAAACGCTGATAAAATAAAGTCTGCCGGATCGACATAGATTTTTCGTCCGAACAAGGTGGCAAACCGGACACAGAGTGGTTCTCTGTGGAGGATTTGCCGCCGAAGTGCGGGCAAAAAAGATGTGCTGAAATGATCGGGCTGAATTTATCAGTGATTCCCTTAGCCGAGAACGACGAGCGCATCACCTGCAGCGACGTTCTGACCCGCTGCAACGTTGACACCCTTGACCGTGCCGGCTGCCGGAGCCTGAATCTCATTCTGCATCTTCATGGCTTCCAGGATGAGCAGGACGTCGCCGGCCTGGACAGCCTGTCCTGCCGAGACATTGACACTGATGATCTTACCGGGCATCGGAGCCGCGACGGTCGTGTCGCCTGCCGCAGCCGCGACCGGAGCAGGTGCCGCCGGAGCAGGTGCCGCAGCCGGAGCGGGAGCGGCTGCCGGAGCAGCCTTAGGCGCAGCGGCCGGAGCAGGCGCGGCAGCACCTGCGGCCTTGACTTCCTCGACCTCGACTTCGTAGCTCGTACCGTTGACAGTGATATTGAACTTTTTCATACGTGAATTACCTCCGTTATTTTCATCTACATCATATTTCACAGAAATACCTCTCCTTCCGGTGTACCTCCCTTGCAGGGATACATCCGGACAGGGTCAGCAGATCTGCTGGCGGTTTGCCATCGTCCAAGCCTCAGACCGCTTGATGCGAACAGCAATGACCTTGCTGCCTGTCACGGACTGTACCGCCGCGGTAATCGCCGCGACGACTTCCGGCTTTACTTCTTTACTCATCATGTACCTCCTTATAGAGCAGGTGCGCATGCGCTTTCCAAAGTCAGGCGCATGTCACGTTGGCGAAACGGAAATTATGTATTCGCCGCCTGTCATGAGATCCGCCCTCCTTGACAGCAAAGGCGGCATCCCCGTTATAGAGGAATATTGCCGTGCTTTCTCGAAGGCGTTGCCTCTCTCTTGGATGCAAGCGCATTGAGCGCAGTAATGACGAGCGGTCGTGTTTCCTTCGGCTCGATGACCATGTCCGCGTAACCGCGTTCCGCCGCCTTGTAAGGCGTCGCAAACTCCTCGACATATTCCGCCGTTTTTTGATCCTTGTCCGGATCTTTACGAAAGATGATGTTCGCGGCACCGGCCGGTCCCATGACGGCAATTTCGGATGTAGGCCAGGCCATGACCTGATCGGCGCCCAGTTCACGGTTACACATAGCGATGTAGGAACCGCCGTATGCCTTGCGCGTAATGACTGTAACCTTCGGCACGGTAGCCTCGGAATAGGCATATAGCATCTTCGCGCCATGACGGATGATACCCGTGTGCTCCTGTCCGACACCCGGGAGGAAGCCCGGAACATCGACGAGGTTCACAATTGGGATGTTAAACGCGTCACAGAAGCGGATAAAGCGCGCGGATTTATCGGATGCGTTGACGTCCAAGCACCCTGCCATGACGTTCGGCTGATTGGCGATGATGCCGACAGAGCGGCCGTCAAAGCGAGCAAAGCAGCAGATGATATTCTTCGCGAAGTGCTCATGCACTTCATAGAATTCGCCGTTGTCCACGATGGACTTGATGATATCCTTCATGTTGTACGGCGCGTTCGGATTGTCCGGAATGACGGTGTTGAGACTCTCATCCATGCGGTTCGGGTCGTCGCCCGTCGCAACTTCAGGGACATCATCCATGTTGTTCGAGGGGAGGAAGGAAAGGAGGTAGCGAATCTGATCGATACAATCCTGCTCGTTCTCTGCAGCGAAGTGAG
This portion of the Selenomonas sp. TAMA-11512 genome encodes:
- the hxlB gene encoding 6-phospho-3-hexuloisomerase → MDYQEASKIVLRECAESLEKISSEKTEQFIQLLLSADTVFCIGVGRVKMELEAFAKRMRHFGINIYMVGAVNEPAMKRGDLLIVGSGSGESLFPVAIAQKAKSLGGIIVHIGSNPQSTIAPITDLMIRIPVQTKLYLEDEIKSVQPMSSLFEQSLLLWGDSVACMIQRNRGIDLKSLWQYHANLE
- a CDS encoding ribulose-phosphate 3-epimerase; this translates as MNPANIVLSPSLICADLCNLEREVSILEKAGLHSLHVDLVDPHFSPSMPIGLDVVKQLKSRTNMDFDVHIMTDLNEYFIDELVKMHVASITFHAEKELHIEKMLQKIREAGIRAGIALNPATSLQSIEYAAQACDYVLLMLINPGYAGGKSEAMVSYAEKKVRACRDFLDRNHPDAKIIVDGRVGFETIPQLVKAGAEILVGGTSSIFRQGHSYQENVAALHDLIDSI
- a CDS encoding biotin/lipoyl-containing protein, with translation MKKFNITVNGTSYEVEVEEVKAAGAAAPAPAAAPKAAPAAAPAPAAAPAPAAPAPVAAAAGDTTVAAPMPGKIISVNVSAGQAVQAGDVLLILEAMKMQNEIQAPAAGTVKGVNVAAGQNVAAGDALVVLG
- a CDS encoding HAD-IB family phosphatase, producing the protein MTKCIFDLDGTLTREESLPRIAEHFGIGSEMETLTREAVLGKIPFWASFQKRVHLLKTLPVREVADVLYDIPLYEGLIGFIARYSGSCAVATSNLSCWVERLAERIPCEVYASAPKLEEGRLLGIETLLDKAAIVRDWQREGHRVIFIGDGSNDASAMELADIAVAAGITHRPAEAVLDVADYHFQDVDNMVETLEHIMSETTDRSETTNPE
- a CDS encoding carboxyl transferase domain-containing protein, with product MATVAEKIEQMKAKKEHIMQGGGEKAIEKQHAKGKLTARERITMLFDENTFVELDMFVKHRCTNFGQDKKELPGEGVVTGYGTVNGRLVYAYAQDFTVEGGSLGEKHAHKIWKVMDLALKVGAPVVGINDSGGARIQEAVDALSGYSGIFYRNTAASGVIPQISVIMGPCAGGAVYSPAITDFIYMVKNTSQMFITGPAVIKSVTAEEVTAEALGGAMTHNSVSGVAHFAAENEQDCIDQIRYLLSFLPSNNMDDVPEVATGDDPNRMDESLNTVIPDNPNAPYNMKDIIKSIVDNGEFYEVHEHFAKNIICCFARFDGRSVGIIANQPNVMAGCLDVNASDKSARFIRFCDAFNIPIVNLVDVPGFLPGVGQEHTGIIRHGAKMLYAYSEATVPKVTVITRKAYGGSYIAMCNRELGADQVMAWPTSEIAVMGPAGAANIIFRKDPDKDQKTAEYVEEFATPYKAAERGYADMVIEPKETRPLVITALNALASKREATPSRKHGNIPL